The Planococcus liqunii genome includes a region encoding these proteins:
- a CDS encoding DUF1146 family protein — MEAMIGQTALISIISHIFFTGVAFYALRAVMFEKWIRKQHVLQAQILYIFLSIAIGTAVSTFFLNISSWSRQLPYLF, encoded by the coding sequence ATGGAAGCAATGATCGGACAAACAGCTTTAATCTCGATAATAAGCCATATTTTCTTCACCGGAGTTGCATTTTATGCCTTGCGCGCCGTAATGTTCGAGAAATGGATTCGCAAACAGCATGTTCTGCAAGCCCAGATATTATATATTTTCCTAAGCATTGCTATTGGAACAGCAGTCTCTACTTTCTTCTTGAATATTTCTTCATGGTCTAGACAATTGCCTTATTTATTTTGA
- the atpB gene encoding F0F1 ATP synthase subunit A, translating into MEHTAPMLKVFGIWFNLSNVMMLLVAALIVFLIAFISTRNLKLKPTGMQNFMEWVMDFVKGLIKSNMDWRDGGRFHVLGITLIMFIFVSNMLGLPFAIVVNGDLWWKSPTADPTVTMTLAATVIILSHYYGIRLKGLGQYSAGYLKPMPFLFPLKIIEEFANTLTLGLRLYGNIYAGEILLTLLAGLASASAFGFVAAILPMMAWQGFSIFIGAIQAFIFVMLTMVYLSHKVADDH; encoded by the coding sequence GTGGAACATACCGCTCCAATGTTAAAAGTATTTGGGATTTGGTTTAACTTGTCAAACGTAATGATGCTTCTTGTAGCCGCTCTTATCGTTTTCCTAATTGCATTTATCTCTACCCGGAACCTGAAGCTAAAACCAACAGGTATGCAAAACTTCATGGAATGGGTAATGGATTTTGTTAAAGGCCTCATCAAGAGCAACATGGACTGGAGAGACGGCGGACGATTCCACGTTCTTGGAATTACGCTGATCATGTTCATTTTCGTATCGAATATGCTCGGGTTGCCTTTTGCAATAGTTGTCAACGGAGATCTTTGGTGGAAATCACCAACTGCTGATCCGACGGTGACGATGACATTGGCCGCTACAGTTATTATTCTGAGCCATTATTATGGCATCAGATTGAAAGGGTTGGGACAATACAGTGCAGGCTATTTAAAGCCGATGCCGTTCTTGTTCCCGCTTAAGATCATTGAAGAATTCGCAAATACGCTGACACTCGGTCTGCGTCTTTACGGTAACATCTATGCAGGTGAAATCTTGCTTACTTTGTTGGCAGGGCTTGCATCAGCAAGTGCTTTCGGATTTGTAGCCGCCATCCTACCGATGATGGCATGGCAAGGATTCTCGATCTTTATCGGTGCAATCCAAGCGTTTATTTTCGTTATGTTAACGATGGTTTATTTATCGCACAAAGTTGCCGACGACCATTGA
- a CDS encoding AtpZ/AtpI family protein, which yields MRPTKSPLQAMVLYSSILSQLVGSVLIGLFTGMWLDERFGTAPLFLIIGLFAGLAIGIWAMLQTIRKFDSGDP from the coding sequence ATGCGCCCAACAAAAAGTCCCTTACAAGCGATGGTTCTTTACAGTTCCATCCTCTCGCAACTTGTCGGGTCCGTGCTCATCGGTCTTTTCACAGGTATGTGGCTCGATGAACGATTCGGAACCGCGCCGCTTTTCTTGATCATCGGCCTATTTGCAGGATTAGCCATCGGTATATGGGCGATGCTTCAAACTATTCGAAAATTCGACTCGGGAGACCCGTAA
- the atpD gene encoding F0F1 ATP synthase subunit beta yields MNTGHVLQVMGPVVDVKFANGQLPEIYNALTVFINRPGQQQVKLTLEVALHLGDDSVRTIAMESTDGLQRGSEVTDLGSAITVPVGDVTLGRVFNVLGEVIDLGEEIPLTEKRNPIHRAAPTFEHLSTEVEILETGIKVVDLLAPYIKGGKIGLFGGAGVGKTVLIQELINNIAQEHGGLSVFAGVGERTREGNDLFHEMSDSGVIKKTSMVFGQMNEPPGARMRVALTGLTMAEYFRDEQGADVLLFIDNIFRFTQAGSEVSALLGRMPSAVGYQPTLATEMGQLQERITTTSTGSVTSIQAIYVPADDYTDPAPATTFAHLDATTNLERKLSEMGIYPAVDPLASTSRALSPEIVGEEHYSISRQVQETLQRYRELQDIIAILGMDELSDEDKLTVNRARRVQNFLSQNFHVAEQFTGQKGSYVPVAETIKGFKEILAGKYDHLPEDAFRLVGRIEDVIEKAKSMGVEV; encoded by the coding sequence ATGAACACAGGACACGTACTTCAAGTTATGGGTCCGGTTGTAGACGTTAAGTTTGCCAATGGCCAGCTTCCAGAAATCTACAACGCCCTAACTGTATTCATTAATCGTCCAGGCCAGCAACAAGTGAAATTGACACTTGAAGTGGCTCTACACCTTGGTGACGATTCCGTTCGTACAATTGCAATGGAATCCACTGACGGTTTGCAACGCGGTTCAGAAGTAACCGACTTAGGCAGCGCTATCACTGTTCCAGTTGGAGACGTTACACTCGGCCGTGTATTTAACGTACTTGGAGAAGTAATCGATTTAGGTGAAGAAATCCCGTTGACTGAAAAGCGCAACCCGATTCACCGTGCAGCTCCAACGTTTGAACACCTTTCCACAGAAGTTGAAATTCTTGAAACAGGTATCAAAGTAGTTGACTTGCTTGCCCCTTACATCAAAGGTGGTAAAATCGGTCTCTTCGGTGGTGCCGGTGTAGGGAAAACCGTTCTGATCCAGGAATTGATCAACAACATCGCTCAAGAACACGGTGGTTTATCTGTATTCGCTGGTGTTGGGGAACGTACACGTGAAGGAAATGACTTATTCCACGAGATGAGCGATTCCGGCGTTATCAAGAAAACTTCAATGGTCTTCGGCCAAATGAACGAGCCGCCTGGCGCACGTATGCGTGTAGCTTTGACTGGTTTGACAATGGCTGAATACTTCCGTGACGAGCAAGGTGCAGACGTGCTATTGTTCATCGACAATATCTTCCGCTTCACGCAAGCCGGTTCAGAAGTATCCGCGTTGCTTGGCCGTATGCCATCTGCTGTTGGTTACCAGCCGACACTTGCTACTGAAATGGGACAATTGCAGGAACGTATCACAACTACAAGCACAGGTTCAGTAACTTCGATCCAAGCGATCTATGTACCAGCCGATGACTATACGGATCCGGCTCCGGCTACAACTTTCGCTCACTTGGATGCAACTACGAACCTTGAGCGTAAACTTTCTGAAATGGGTATTTACCCTGCGGTGGATCCTCTTGCTTCGACTTCACGTGCATTGTCGCCTGAAATCGTTGGAGAAGAGCATTATTCAATTTCCCGTCAAGTTCAGGAAACGCTTCAGCGTTACCGCGAACTTCAAGATATCATTGCAATCCTGGGTATGGATGAGTTGAGCGACGAGGACAAGCTAACGGTTAACCGTGCGCGCCGCGTTCAAAACTTCCTATCACAAAACTTCCACGTTGCTGAACAGTTCACGGGCCAAAAAGGTTCGTATGTTCCAGTAGCGGAAACAATCAAAGGATTCAAAGAGATTCTTGCTGGTAAATACGACCACTTGCCGGAAGATGCTTTCCGTCTAGTAGGACGTATCGAAGATGTAATTGAAAAAGCTAAAAGCATGGGCGTAGAAGTCTAA
- a CDS encoding F0F1 ATP synthase subunit epsilon: MKTITVNIVTPDGPVYDSEVSMVIAVTATGEMGILPGHIPTVAPLGIGAVRLKKEASTELAAVSGGFLEVRPDKVTILAQSAELATDIDLSRAQESARRAEAMLQANKDEVDYQRAELALRRAKNRINVYEGNV, translated from the coding sequence ATGAAGACCATTACAGTCAATATTGTCACTCCCGACGGCCCGGTATACGATTCAGAAGTTTCTATGGTAATAGCAGTTACAGCGACAGGTGAGATGGGAATCTTGCCTGGCCATATTCCGACAGTGGCTCCTCTTGGAATCGGCGCAGTCCGATTAAAGAAAGAAGCCTCGACGGAATTGGCTGCTGTAAGTGGCGGATTCTTAGAAGTTCGTCCTGATAAAGTAACAATTCTTGCCCAATCAGCAGAGCTTGCGACAGACATCGATTTGTCGCGTGCACAAGAATCTGCCAGACGTGCAGAAGCGATGCTTCAGGCGAACAAAGATGAAGTAGACTATCAGCGAGCAGAATTAGCGTTAAGACGTGCAAAGAATCGTATCAACGTTTATGAGGGTAACGTTTAA
- the atpG gene encoding ATP synthase F1 subunit gamma, with protein sequence MASLRDIKNRITSTKKTSQITRAMQMVSASKLNRAEVNAKAFVPYMDKIQDVVASIAQGSTETHPMMTTRPVAKTAYLVITSDRGLVGGYNSNILRTVMARIRQRHTSNDEFVILSVGRKGRDFFAKQGMTILESAIALPDHPTFADIKEITRKAVGMFSDGTYDEVYMYYNHFVSAIQQEVTEKKVLPLTDIQATGATASYEFDPSAEAILEVLLPQYAESLIFGAVLDGKASEHAASMTAMKSATDNASELIDGLTLSYNRARQAAITQEITEIVGGAAALE encoded by the coding sequence GTGGCATCTTTACGCGACATAAAAAACCGAATTACGTCAACCAAGAAAACAAGCCAGATCACGCGGGCCATGCAGATGGTTTCTGCATCTAAGCTGAACCGTGCAGAAGTGAATGCGAAAGCATTCGTTCCCTACATGGATAAAATTCAGGACGTCGTCGCTTCTATTGCACAAGGTTCAACTGAAACCCACCCAATGATGACGACACGCCCTGTAGCAAAAACAGCTTACCTCGTGATTACATCGGATCGCGGTTTAGTCGGCGGATACAACAGTAATATTCTTCGTACAGTAATGGCGAGAATCCGCCAGCGCCATACATCCAATGACGAGTTTGTCATCCTCAGCGTTGGTCGTAAAGGACGGGATTTCTTTGCCAAGCAGGGAATGACGATTCTTGAAAGTGCAATCGCACTGCCGGATCACCCGACATTTGCTGACATTAAAGAAATCACGCGCAAAGCTGTTGGTATGTTCTCAGACGGTACGTATGACGAAGTTTATATGTACTACAATCACTTTGTCTCAGCTATTCAGCAAGAAGTTACTGAAAAGAAAGTTTTGCCATTAACGGATATCCAAGCGACTGGAGCAACTGCTTCTTACGAGTTTGACCCATCAGCTGAAGCCATTTTAGAAGTGCTTCTTCCGCAATATGCAGAAAGCTTGATTTTCGGTGCTGTTCTTGACGGCAAGGCAAGTGAACACGCTGCGTCCATGACCGCAATGAAAAGCGCAACCGACAATGCGAGCGAGTTGATCGATGGATTGACACTTTCATATAACCGGGCTCGCCAAGCTGCGATTACTCAGGAAATCACTGAAATCGTCGGCGGAGCAGCTGCATTAGAATAG
- the atpA gene encoding F0F1 ATP synthase subunit alpha yields MSIKAEEISVLIKQQIESYQSELKVDDIGTVITVGDGIARVHGLDNVMAGELIEFSTGVMGMAQNLEANNVGIIILGPFADIKEGDEVRRTGRIMEVPVGPELIGRVVNPLGQPVDGLGPINTTKTRPIESPAQGVMARKSVHEPLQTGIKAIDALVPIGRGQRELIIGDRQTGKTSVAIDTILNQADQDMICIYVAIGQKESTVRNVVETFRKNGALDYTIVVTASASQPAPLLYLAPYAGITMAEEFMFDGKHVLIVYDDLTKQASAYRELSLLLRRPPGREAYPGDVFYLHSRLLERAAKLNESLGAGSITALPFVETQAGDISAYIPTNVISITDGQIFLQSDLFFSGVRPAINAGLSVSRVGGSAQIKAMKKVAGTLRLDLAAFRELESFSQFGSDLDAATAAKLERGKRTVEVLKQDLNNPIKVEKQVVIFYALTRGFLDDIAIQDIQRFEAELTSWLDSNHTEILDTIRKTQGLPSDEAFGAAINEFKRTFAKSE; encoded by the coding sequence ATGAGCATCAAAGCTGAAGAAATCAGTGTCCTGATTAAACAGCAGATTGAAAGCTATCAATCTGAATTGAAAGTTGACGATATCGGTACAGTAATCACCGTTGGTGACGGTATCGCTCGTGTTCATGGCCTCGACAACGTCATGGCTGGAGAACTAATTGAGTTCTCAACTGGTGTAATGGGTATGGCACAAAACTTGGAAGCCAACAACGTTGGTATCATCATCCTTGGGCCATTCGCAGACATCAAAGAAGGCGATGAAGTACGTCGAACTGGCCGTATCATGGAAGTGCCAGTAGGACCAGAACTAATCGGACGCGTAGTAAACCCACTTGGACAGCCAGTTGATGGTTTGGGTCCAATCAACACAACTAAAACTCGTCCAATCGAAAGCCCTGCACAAGGGGTTATGGCCCGTAAATCGGTTCATGAACCGCTTCAAACAGGGATCAAAGCGATTGACGCTCTAGTGCCGATCGGCCGTGGACAGCGTGAATTGATCATCGGTGACCGCCAGACAGGTAAAACGTCTGTAGCGATCGATACGATCTTGAACCAAGCTGACCAAGACATGATCTGTATCTATGTTGCAATCGGGCAAAAAGAATCTACTGTACGTAACGTAGTAGAAACTTTCCGCAAAAACGGAGCTCTTGATTACACGATCGTTGTAACAGCTTCTGCTTCACAGCCAGCTCCACTATTGTACTTGGCTCCTTATGCAGGTATCACAATGGCAGAGGAATTCATGTTTGACGGCAAACATGTATTGATCGTCTATGATGATTTGACTAAACAAGCATCTGCTTACCGCGAACTTTCACTATTGCTTCGTCGTCCTCCAGGCCGTGAAGCTTATCCAGGGGATGTTTTCTACTTGCACTCACGGTTATTGGAACGTGCTGCGAAATTGAACGAATCCCTAGGGGCCGGCTCAATTACAGCTCTTCCATTCGTTGAAACGCAAGCGGGCGACATTTCTGCTTACATTCCAACTAACGTTATTTCGATCACTGACGGACAAATCTTCCTTCAGTCGGATCTATTCTTCTCCGGTGTACGTCCGGCAATCAACGCGGGTCTTTCTGTATCACGTGTAGGTGGTTCAGCACAGATCAAGGCAATGAAAAAAGTTGCAGGTACGTTGCGTCTTGACTTGGCTGCTTTCCGTGAACTTGAGTCATTCTCTCAGTTCGGTTCAGACCTGGATGCTGCTACTGCAGCTAAACTTGAGCGCGGGAAACGTACGGTTGAAGTATTGAAACAAGACCTGAACAACCCGATTAAAGTTGAAAAACAAGTTGTTATTTTCTATGCGTTGACTCGCGGATTCCTTGATGACATTGCGATTCAAGACATTCAGCGTTTCGAAGCGGAATTGACAAGCTGGCTGGATTCCAACCACACAGAAATTTTGGATACTATTCGCAAAACACAAGGTTTGCCTTCTGACGAAGCATTTGGAGCAGCAATCAACGAATTCAAACGCACATTCGCTAAATCAGAATAA
- the atpF gene encoding F0F1 ATP synthase subunit B, which translates to MFFDHLVLGATGEFLNIGDILATLVIFILLMLLLKKFAWGPLMGVMQQREDLIASEIETAENSRQESHKLLEEQRSLLKEARTQAQEIVETAKKQGEVSRQDIIATARTEASRMKDSAVQEIANEREKAVAAVREEVVALSMLAASKVLNKEISEEDNRQLINETIAKAGDIQ; encoded by the coding sequence GTGTTTTTTGATCACCTCGTACTCGGTGCAACCGGGGAATTTTTAAACATCGGAGATATCTTGGCAACACTCGTTATTTTCATTTTATTGATGTTGCTATTGAAAAAATTCGCATGGGGTCCTTTGATGGGCGTAATGCAACAGCGTGAAGACTTGATCGCAAGCGAAATCGAAACAGCTGAAAACAGCCGTCAAGAATCGCATAAATTGCTTGAAGAACAGCGCAGCTTATTGAAAGAAGCGCGTACTCAAGCGCAAGAAATCGTAGAAACTGCCAAAAAACAAGGCGAAGTTTCGCGTCAGGATATCATCGCAACAGCGCGTACTGAAGCTAGCCGCATGAAAGATTCGGCAGTCCAGGAAATCGCGAACGAGCGGGAAAAAGCTGTAGCAGCAGTACGCGAAGAAGTTGTCGCGTTGTCTATGCTTGCAGCATCTAAAGTACTGAACAAAGAAATCAGCGAAGAAGACAACCGTCAGTTGATTAACGAAACGATTGCGAAGGCAGGCGACATACAATGA
- a CDS encoding ATP synthase subunit I: MDGLREIYTRLKKMMYFILAAFVIGWGFTSYQEVFAGLIIGSLFGIYNMWILVRRMEGFDRAVAEGSKVRSLGTALRFASGVAAVAIAILFADYVHLVSTVIGLMIPYVLLLAERIVYHVKHH, translated from the coding sequence ATGGATGGACTTAGGGAAATTTATACAAGACTTAAAAAGATGATGTACTTCATCCTGGCGGCATTCGTTATTGGTTGGGGGTTTACCTCTTATCAAGAAGTTTTCGCTGGTTTGATCATCGGTTCCCTGTTCGGCATTTACAATATGTGGATTCTGGTTCGACGGATGGAAGGATTTGACCGGGCGGTGGCAGAAGGCTCGAAGGTTCGTTCCCTAGGAACGGCATTACGGTTTGCATCAGGTGTTGCAGCGGTAGCGATAGCAATTCTTTTCGCTGACTACGTTCACTTGGTCAGTACGGTAATTGGGTTGATGATCCCGTATGTTCTGTTGTTGGCAGAACGGATTGTTTATCATGTGAAACACCATTAA
- the atpE gene encoding F0F1 ATP synthase subunit C produces MTGSLGLLAAAIAVGLAALGAGIGNGLIVSKTVEGIARQPEARGVLQTTMFIGVALVEALPIIAVVIAFIVMNQ; encoded by the coding sequence ATGACAGGTTCATTAGGTTTATTAGCAGCAGCAATCGCAGTAGGTTTAGCAGCACTAGGCGCAGGTATTGGTAACGGTCTTATCGTTTCTAAAACAGTTGAAGGTATCGCTCGCCAGCCAGAAGCTCGTGGCGTTCTACAAACAACTATGTTCATTGGGGTAGCATTGGTTGAAGCATTGCCAATCATCGCGGTAGTAATCGCATTCATCGTAATGAACCAATAG
- a CDS encoding F0F1 ATP synthase subunit delta, with translation MSQASERYALALFQIANKHDASEEVEADLREVKKVFVDNPVLLNLLGSPKLSAEKRKNAISALFAQGNEYVVNTLQLLAERRRLEEVADVVDHYISLTNEAKGIEDAKVYSVSPLTEEERASISSTFAKKIGKQSLRIENIIDPSLIGGLRLQIGNRIYDSSISSKLERLQRQLIG, from the coding sequence ATGAGCCAAGCTTCAGAACGTTATGCATTAGCTTTGTTCCAAATTGCAAACAAGCATGATGCTTCAGAAGAAGTGGAAGCGGATTTGCGTGAAGTAAAAAAAGTGTTTGTGGATAACCCGGTTTTGCTAAACCTTTTAGGTTCGCCTAAATTATCTGCAGAAAAAAGAAAAAATGCTATTTCAGCACTTTTTGCCCAAGGAAATGAGTATGTCGTCAACACATTGCAGTTGCTGGCAGAACGCAGACGCTTGGAAGAAGTGGCAGATGTAGTAGACCATTATATTTCCTTGACCAATGAAGCCAAAGGAATTGAAGATGCAAAAGTGTATTCGGTAAGTCCATTGACTGAAGAAGAACGTGCATCCATTTCTTCAACATTTGCCAAGAAAATCGGCAAACAATCTTTGCGAATTGAAAACATTATCGATCCTTCCCTAATTGGCGGATTGCGTCTTCAAATCGGAAACCGCATTTATGACAGCAGCATTTCTTCTAAATTGGAGCGTTTGCAGCGTCAATTGATCGGTTAA